GGCACCGAGGCGATTGTACATGCCCCGGACTTGGCCCGCGTCAAGTGTGTTCCCATGATCGGGACTCGCCGGCACGCCGATACCCGGCTGATTGCACAGTGCCTGATTCGGGTCATAGCCGCAGGGACCAATGGTGCATTGAGGCCCCAAGCTGCCCACGTAGTTGCAGATGGCCCACTCCGTGTTCCAGCCGTCGCTCGGACAGCGGAAAAACTTCGGACGGAAACTCGTGAAGTTGGGCTGAGACCGGGCGATGCCCGCCGAGTTGTACACTCCCGACGGCGGCTGCGGAAAAAGTTGATACAACGCCTGCTGCTCCACATACGGCAAGCTGTACACAATCCAGGTTCCGCGATCGTCATTCCAGTCCGACCAGTTCCAACTGCCGCCGAAGTCCCGCCCGACTAAGCCGCCAGGGGGGAAAAAGCCGGTGCTGTCATGATAAGTGTGTTGTGCCAGACCCCACTGCTTCAGGTTGTTCTGGCAACTCATGCGAGCCGCTGCTTCCCGAACCTTCTGCACCGCCGGAAGCAACAGCCCAATGAGAATGGCAATGATGGCAATGACCACCAAAAGCTCGATCAACGTAAAAGCACGACGGTTGGACCGACGAGGGGGGGAGAGTGTTCCAGCCATAACCTGCTA
This portion of the Thermogemmata fonticola genome encodes:
- a CDS encoding DUF1559 domain-containing protein, yielding MAGTLSPPRRSNRRAFTLIELLVVIAIIAILIGLLLPAVQKVREAAARMSCQNNLKQWGLAQHTYHDSTGFFPPGGLVGRDFGGSWNWSDWNDDRGTWIVYSLPYVEQQALYQLFPQPPSGVYNSAGIARSQPNFTSFRPKFFRCPSDGWNTEWAICNYVGSLGPQCTIGPCGYDPNQALCNQPGIGVPASPDHGNTLDAGQVRGMYNRLGARINMASVTDGLSNTILIGEILPEWHDHFWSGSWSHYNGGASHATTIVPINYPTDARTWCSPADRSFQNWNLAWGFKSRHTGGVNFVFGDGSVRFVRQNINMTTYILMGCRNDGRPVPNE